Within the Pseudomonas orientalis genome, the region ATTTTCGCCAACCCGCAACATGCCTATACTCGGCAATTGCTGGAAGCGGCCTTTCTGGCGCCCGCATAACAGGCAGGAGCTACCGCCATGTCGTTGAACAGCCCCGCTCACCCTGCGCATGCGCCGCGTTTCTGGCGCGACGAGCGTCTGCCGTTCATCGAGGCGCGCACCATTGCCGATGGGCGCAAGGTCACCTACACCCGCCACGCCCATGAGCATTTTTCCATTGGCGCTATCACCGCCGGGCGCAGCTATTACCACTATGGCGAACAGACCTTCGTGATCAGCGCCGGCACCGTGGTGTTGATGAACCCCGGCGACGTGCATGCGTGCAATCCCATCGAAAACGAGCATTGGTCCTACCATATGCTCTATCTCGACACGCCCTGGTTGACCGACCTGCAGCATCAGCTGGGGTTCAGCACCGACCAGGGTTACCGTGCGTTCAACACGCCCCATACGCGGGACACCGCGTTGTACAACGGCTTGCTGGCGCTGTACCGGCTGTTGGTGGATGAACGGGCCGAACTGCTGCACAAACAGAGCGCGCTGGTGGGCTACTTCAGCGAAGTGCAGCAACGCCTGAACCCTTCCCTCACCCCCATGCGCGAGGTCAATCACAAGCTGGAGCGGGCTGCCGACTACATCCGTGAACACTGTACCGAGGCCTTGAAGCTCGAGGACATTTGCCTCGCGGCCGAGCTGTCGCCGTCCTACCTGATCCGCGCCTTCAAGCACTATTACGGGCTGACGCCCCATGCGTTCCTGGTCAACCACCGCATCCAGTTCGCCCGCACTCAACTGCGCAATGGCGCGCTGATCGCCGATGTCGCCCTGGCCGCAGGCTTTGCCGACCAGGCGCATTTCCAGCGTGCGTTCAAGCAGCATTTCGCCGCCACGCCCGGGCAATACCGCGAAACGCTCAAGCCATCAGCAAATAACCCACACTGGCCACCAGCAACGCGGCCATGGAGCGGTTGAAGA harbors:
- a CDS encoding AraC family transcriptional regulator, producing MSLNSPAHPAHAPRFWRDERLPFIEARTIADGRKVTYTRHAHEHFSIGAITAGRSYYHYGEQTFVISAGTVVLMNPGDVHACNPIENEHWSYHMLYLDTPWLTDLQHQLGFSTDQGYRAFNTPHTRDTALYNGLLALYRLLVDERAELLHKQSALVGYFSEVQQRLNPSLTPMREVNHKLERAADYIREHCTEALKLEDICLAAELSPSYLIRAFKHYYGLTPHAFLVNHRIQFARTQLRNGALIADVALAAGFADQAHFQRAFKQHFAATPGQYRETLKPSANNPHWPPATRPWSG